The following DNA comes from Salvia splendens isolate huo1 chromosome 17, SspV2, whole genome shotgun sequence.
AAAAGGTGAACCCACTTACCTTAATATTTGTAGTCTTCATTGCTTAGACAATTGTTTAGTGGCTCGGATAGGTATTTGTCtctatttttgtaaataatagtaattaatagttttattaatttatttgtcaaAAAGTTTAATTAAAAGTCAAGGTTTGATAAAGTCAGGATAAGTAGTTACTGCAgagataaaaattgaaaattaaaatgaagATGGTAAGATAAATCCGTTGAACAAGAAGCACGCCTTCAAACGTTACCCAAAAGGCATAGTCgggagaaaataattatttatttcccaaAATACCCTTTTGAAATGAAAGTTGTTAAATTCCCCTTATTTTCCGGCAAAAATCCATGAAACTCATTATGTTAGagaaatatttaatattttgagtgaattataaaaatatttttagatatttaggttcttttttttatgattgAACTTTAACCTATAAATAATCATGTTTGGGATGTTTTTCTATAATTAGAGACATTTTTgtcttttcttacttttttttatgtgagAAAAAAATTATCTATTGTTTAATCTGCTTACGATAACTAAAATAATACTTCTTCCGTCCCCTACCCCTATTAATTGATATCAACTTTTTTTATTGCTCGTCCCATTTAAGTCTCCATTTAATTGGCATTATTCATTTTAGTACTCTTTGTAATAGACCCCACATTCTATTATTTCAtcacattcacattttattagtataaaattaatacttcatccgtcctaagttacttgagtcgtattcaattttgggatgtcccaacttactggagtcatttctttttttgctaaaaacagaacatataaaagtaagactcatattctaatactaattttttccattcACTTTCCACTACGTTGCTTAAAATACGTGTCAGGTCAAACATTGTCAATTAATTGGAGATAGATTAAATAATACACTAGCTATATTTTTGTGATTTTGATTctatattttgtttttcttcttctttcttacatttaattgtttctttttttcaaaataaaaatgaagcaATGAAGTGCACAAACAATATCAACCAAATTTCCTTATCAACTTTAGcaaattcaaataataaatattttaattaataactaATACCACTACTCTCAATCAAATTAACAAAATTTAGAACATTCGAGCAATACATAGGCAAATCGAATTCTCAATCAACTTAAAGCGtgcctttttttttatcttgatgaataaattttagttttgaatttttttaatcgtAAATGCTTTtagatattttctttttttatcttattGTCAACATAATATGAActtttttaaaatctttttttCTTACAAACTGGAATTGAAGTGACGAAATGCACAAACAATCTCACCCAAAATCAATaatcaaattattaaaaaaatattcaataaagaagttatttataataaataccACCAATCCCAATTAAATCAACACAATTAAGATAAATCCGACCAATAAATATATGAAATCAACAAGTAATAGCAGTAATCTCAATTAATCCTTATTTGTGTGTAAAAGAATGAGGAGGGCAGTATCGTAATTAAGAAAGGGAGTGGAGAGAGAAGAAGCAGTGTCACAAGGGGAAGAGCTCATCacctcatattaatctcctctCTTCACAAATTCGCAACTCACCCTGTTTTCTTTTCTCAGAGCTCTCTCACGTAAACGGTAAACCTCAtaaacctctctctctcttcccccaTTCTTCAACTGACACAaccagaaaaaaataattaaaaaaaaaaccaaaaatggCCGCCGAATTGCCGGACGATTTCAAATGCCCCATTTCTCTCGAGATAATGTCCGACCCCGTCATCCTCTCCTCCGGCCACACCTTCGATCGCGCCTCCATCCAGCGGTGGCTCGACGCCGGCCACCGCTCCTGCCCAATTACCAAATTGTCCCTCCCGGACCCCCCTTCCCTCATCCCCAACCACGCCCTCCGCAGCCTCATCTCCAATTTCACCCTCCTCTCCCTCCCAAAGCCCCCCCAAACCCCCAATCCGCAATCCCTAATTCACCTCCTCACCTCCCGCTCCTCCCAGCTCGAACAAAAGCTCAATTCGCTCGACCAGCTCGCCCGCCTCTGCAAGCGCGACTCCTCAATTCGCCGCCGATTGGCCGAGTCCGGCGCCGTGTCGGCGGTTCTGAACTGCATCGGGTCGGGGGAGCCCGGCCTCCAGGAGAAATCCCTCCATTTTGTCCTCAATCTCAGCCTCGACGACGACTGCAAGATAGGGCTCGTCGCCGAGGGAATCGTCGGGAAAATCGTCTACGCGCTCCACTGCGGCGTCGGCGACTCACGCGCGGTCGCCGCCACCGTGCTCACCAGCCTCGCCGTGCTCGAGGTCAACAAGGTCACGATCGGGTCATACCCGGACGCGATCCCGGGTCTGGTTTCCCTCCTACAAATTGGCAATTCAAGAGAGCGGAAGGAAGCGGCCACCGCGTTGTTCACTCTCTGCTCCTTCTCCGACAATCGAATTCGCGCAATTCAGTCCGGGGCGGTGCCGATTCTGATCCAAAACGCCGATTCGGGCCTCGAGCGGGCCGTGGAGGTCCTCGGCCTCCTCGCAAAATGCAAGCTTGCTAGAGATGAAATGCTGAGATTTTGTGGGTTTTTGGATGTTTTAATTGGGATTGTGAGCAATGGGAGCTCAAGAGGAGTGCAGTATGCTCTGCTGACTCTGAGCTCCCTCTGTTGCTACAATGAAAAGATGGGTTTGGAGGCTTTGAGAGAGGGATTGTTTGAGACATGTGTAGGTTTATTGGAGGATGACAATGAGAAGGTGAGGAGGAATGCTAATATGTTGATTCAGATATTGCAAGGGAAGAGGAAAAATGTATGATCTTGTTGTGGATTGAAGTGtggtaaaaaaatatttgatctTGAAGGTAAGTAAGTAGAaagtttttgtaattttttcagTGTTGTTGGATAGCATATTGTATAAAGAATGACTTACTAAGGAATTTGGTTCTTTGTTGTACATTTTCAAATAATCAGATGATGCATCTCTCAAAACAGGTAGATACTGAAAGATCAGAAATTGGTAGTGACTCTGTGCTTTTGTCCAAATGGTATTAATGCTTTCTGATTCCTCACTGCAATATGACCGTTGCTAGGATTATTCTTTTGCTAGCAATTTGAATTTTTGTGGAAGACAAATTCTCTGAGTTCTCTCTGTTTTGGTGAATTTGCTGTGTGGAGGTGAAGCTACAGTGGTGTAATTTGTAAAGACTGCTTTTTTATGAAAGAATCAACTATTTTGTGAAATGTACTTTGCAATATGGTGAGGCCTCTTTTTTCATGCAAGAATCAACTGTTTAGTGAAATGTACTTGGCTCAAGCATATTGTTTTGGTATATTTGTCTTGGCCTTTTGCATATTCCTTCTTCATCTCATTTGTATTGATGCAAAACTCTACCATCTTTTGTTGAAAAGTTTCGTAACTTTCATATGTTCTGTTATGTCCTCGACTCAATTTAGTTTCAGATTCTGCAATTTGAGGCAGATGGTACATTTCTTAATAATTGATTTGTACATTTATGTGAGGATCATACTATATTTTGGTTACTTGTTAGGCTAGAGTTATGATTTTATCCATAGAGTGGTGTACCAAAGTGATTGCAACGTTGGTGAGTAAAATATATGACATGATTTGTGGGTCTGATTCCCTGTGTCGTTGAAATATGCAACCAAGCTAGTTGAATAATGTAGCATCAAGGAATATATTTCAATATAACAAAAAAagtattttgaatttgttgtaGCTGCCGACCTCTAAAAGTGATGAGGTGATTAATAAATAGAAGAATGGAACAAATCAAAACTTGGTGATTTGGATTAGATTATTGTCACTTTCACCATGATTTGGTTGGTGGTGATTAGCAGCTTCCCGGATAAAACTAAATGGCTAAATTGGActaattatgcaattttgtgTTGGTAAACTTGTGGTTTCGTTCTTAAAACTGGATAAATTAATGCTTTTGCTAACCTATTTTAGTACTGCAAGTGGTAACGTAGGAAGAATCTTTCAAAATTCCACATCAGaggttagagcatccacagcccGATGCATAGGGCaggctatcgtccgccactgtagccatgcggacgatgcccgatgcatcgtccgcggacgatggcgtcaGAACACGCATCGTCCTCTGTATCGTACACCCCACTGCGGATCACGCGGACGATACCgaggacgatgcaacgcgtttttctttttttctcgaaatttttatctatttaaaccctcatttctcttccatttcccacaccaataattctctctcatctcttACTTTCCCCACACACCAATATTTCACTCACAATCTTTCTCACTGAAAAAAATGAGACCTgacgacgactggagtacctcggagggcaTTACTCGTGCCTTATTCGATTGCGTTCATGAGGCTGTGGCAGAATGCTTGGCCGAAATGGAGCGCGAAGCGGCGGAGCAGGCCCAGGCGGTGTAGATCCCACGTCCGATTCGAGCACGAcgtagctcaccaacgtctgttcgcagactattttgacgagcaaccacggtgggccCGACGGTTTTTCACCGCTGTTTTAGAATGCGGTGagatctttttctcagcattgtccaacgacatcaacgtcctcaactcatccaacctcttcaccgagcaatgcaatggcaacggcccggccatcgactTCACTGCCAACGGATGCCAATATCATATGctgtactacttggccgatggcatatacccgagGTGACCTATTTTttttgaagacgatcagctgcccaatgggtgagaagagagttttatggTAGGAGgctgcgcggaaggatgtggagcgggcatttggtgtgctccaagcacggtgggcaatagtgaaggGTCCGACGCAGTTATGGTACAAGgacgtcatcgccgatgtcatgtatgcgtgcatcatcttgcataatatgatagtcgaacacgaaggtggaagaATCACCGATTGAGACGATGATGAATgtggatctagctccagcacggcgGTGCATATgacgccccattgtggatgcccttagtcTGTTTGGTCCTCTCATCTTTTGAGATTATTCGATATAGTAGTACtgtagtactagtaattattttattaaatggaTTTGTGGGATTGCTATTTGTGCACATTGTGGAATTATTCTCAGTGAAGCCAAATTTTGGCTTTGCATAGCAGTAGGTATAGCCATTTAATTAGCATTTGTATGAGAGTGGAAATCTGTGTCTCTTTCGATAATAAAAAGAGATAAAAGGCCATATTTCAAAGGTGTAATCAAATGATAACGGCATAtttagtaataactaataattaAAACTTGGCTTTTAGATTTTCATATAAGATATCAACAAATAACAAATAATGACAACGCAATATCTCATTTAACTCTGGTTGACATTTATATGAATTGAGTTGacatttgtatattttaatctCAGATGTCATTTTTATGAAGAAAGTTGAAATTCGTATGTTTTAATCTTGATGGtgcattagagcatctccaatggcggaagTCCGGTCGGGCTTCCACTACGGGCGACCGGGGCGTCCGCCATTGTAACACATACAGTCGGATACAGACGTCCCGTatggacgtcggatgtcctcggatatccgcgcgacgggcgggtggacgtctgccattgtggcgtgggtcggacgtccgccgcggACGTCcgagttataattttttttataaaaaaactctatatatacggctcgttgaacttcatttcattcgcatcatgtatgttttttttaatgaagttgttaatttttcccgttcatattcgtgttgaaattttatttccgtaaacgtaaattgctttatttgtgaatttgtgatttttttattgtgggaagtcctagtgggaagggcgatgggaagggcggattgtgcaggggaagtcctagtgacgtgtcagtgggatgggaagtcccagtgacgtggcaggaggtgtttttgggaagtcctagtggatgtccgagtgagacatccgtgcattggagatgctcttagtatgTATTGACATACTTTGTCATTTGTTGACATTAAATTTAGAAATCTAATATCTGAGATCTAATTACTACGTACTCCATGTATAAATTCAGTATTAATTGTTCTAAATTGTTATTTTGGTATGTTCAATTTTACTTTAACAATTTTTGATAAATAGacttcatattttattaatttagtattacataaatttttactattcatttttctttacattttttaaaaatacgaGCGGATTCCAAATGAAACAATATTTAATCCTAGACGGGGTAATAAATAGAAGAATAGTGTATATTTTTGTCATGGGACACGCTGGACCCAACTTCAACAAATTAAAGTAAGGATTGAATTTTATACGAAGTGTATTCTTCTAATGTGAAAGATAGGATTGAATTTGTACAAATAGTGTATTCTTCGTATTCTTTTAATGTGAAAGATAGGATTGAATTTGTACAAATAGTGTATTCTTCGTATTCTTTTAATGTGAACTATAGAATTGAATTTTATACAAAAAGTGTATTCTTCGTGTCCCAACTTCAACAAATTAAAGTAAGGATTGAATTTTATACAAAGTGTATTCTTCTAATGTGAAAGATAGGATTGAATTTGTACAAATAGTGTATTCTTCGTATTCTTTTAATGTGAACTATAGAATTGAATTTTATACAAAAAGTGTATTCTTCTAATGTGAATGATTGCATAAAAGATTTGATTTTAACAAATAGAAGTATCTATAGAGCCTTATCTAGAAAAAGAGAAAAGTagtataaaaatacataaatttgtcCATAAATGAAGGACCGAGTTGAAGGAGTTCCATGGATGTGATATTTCGTTTTTTTGTGTATGTATTAAATGAATATAGTTGCAAAAACTGGTCCTTTATTTTGGTTTGGGATTGGTGGCCTAAGGCCACCCgtaacgcgtcacgcgggtggctcgtaacccgtcacgccgggacgagacgacggcgagacgcgttgcagcgtcccgtcttgTCCCCAGCCTGCCGAGCGTCCCGTCCTgccgagacggatggcgagccgtctcgccacgcgctaacttgacgtggcgcgctccggcgccatgcgtgacgcccactcgccggcccgcgagtgggcatcgtcacgttgacgcaataaatcatttttttaaaattcaaatttaaaaaaataaaaataaatacaaaatcaaAAAACGTTAATATTACCgtcatttcttttattttattttattttattttattttattttatttttttactctataaatactcctaattcatcctcatttcacacacaaatacacatctattcttcccaaatcatcttcatttcctctccaatgtTCATGTAACCTCTTATCACAAAATGCCCgacgacggaaactctggcggtggcggctcaggcgggtttgacatcaacgtgTTCGGCGTCTGGGGGCATATACAATGTCCTCGGTGGTgattccggttcgtcgacgccgggcacccagggttcgtcgacgccgggggtaccaaccaccccattttgatgtagATGCACAcgtccgtccctccgccccgaggtatttgcagggattatccccgattcgggaggattatttggctgaacccactccggaaggaggccgaggcggtggaagctccagggcggaggcggacgacgaggaggaggaggatctaggctgGCATCCGCATAGCCCCAAGGAAACGCTGGCTGTGTACaatgcctggatcagcgtctcgtacgatcccatcgtcggaaatcaacaatcccggaagtgcttctaggaaaaggtcaccgaggcctaccacgagattaagccgaaggggtcccaccgccgcacatttaagatgctccgcgctcactttgaccgagtcgacagagaggtcaaaaaattttgcgccatctacaagagtgaagcggctgcgagtctacttcgacgacaccgccaaaaaattcaaacatgtcgatgtttgggaggtcgtcaaagacgaggaaaggtgggccggtggtgtccggtccagctcgggctcgacctcgaagcgcatgaaacacacggcgggtggccaatactcgtctagtgagggcggatcgggcagcgccgcacaagagtttgcctcgcaggaggttgagggcacggcagacgatgccgagggccctcccgtgggcgccgtcggccgcaagggagaaatcgggctcgggggcaccctcgaactctCTAATGTCCAtatacatgaccgccacaatggcggacacttcccgcatgacgcctccccaataccaagcctatcttgccggaattgagtttatggcaagacaacttggtattcctcctccaggtggcttcagtgcacctccaccgccttcgggggatgattcgccgacggagtagtttttttgttttcaataaaattgtattttaaattatgtaatttttattttttagaattttaattatgtgttttttttttaattttaagttgtgtttttattttatgttgtaattttattttatttaatgaagtgtgtttttattaattgaatttgttggaaataaaaataaaaaatgaaattgaatgaatagtaatttaagagacggttaagggacggaaaagagatggagggttgtaggttccgtcccttagttaagagatggggtgaaAAAGTGCAGTGGTGtccaagaatagtaatttaagagacggttaagggacggataagagacagcgttgcagatgaccTAAATATTGTACGGGGCTCTTTGATATCTGGTCCATATCAGTGTTATGCAAAGGGAAATACTATTGGATATAATATGATAAATAGAGCAGTTAGGTGTGGGAAAAGGCATGAGTTGAATGGTATATTCTATTGGTGGAGGGCCGATTGAGTGAAATAATGTTGTGATTTAACTTGAAAGGAGCTTCATCGATTCCTTCTACTTCTATTGTTTGCATGCTTTTTCACTTCCATTCATTGCCAATTATGTCTCTCTCAATTCTTGCCGCAACATACACATTACTTTTGATTAGGATACATTTCACCTCCCACTATCTCCCAGTGGGTTCGAGGATCGACCGACACCACCTGCAGCTCATGAGAATCGAAAAACttcattaaatttaaattctgGACTCTACAGTGTGACAACTTCATCTCAGCCCTTTGGGATTTTGTTTTTTGTCTGTCCTGGTGCTTCTGTCTTTTGAGAATGGAGACAACATTCTTTATTGTGTTCGACGGTCAATCCATATATTGAACAAAGGAATTATTACAAGCACGCCTTGAGATAGAGGAGATGGACAGTCATAAAGGAGCATGTGTTGTTCCTTAACTGTTAACTCTGATTATGCTTTGCGCATTAACATCATTACATGTCCCCAAAATGCTTACATAAAACATACAAGAACTAATTCCAGAAGATAAACGTGTTTTGTGCTGATTTGAATCACTGCACTTCTTCAGACACATATTAACAATTGTTAAAGCTAATGAATTTAACAAGACTCTTTTATTGGGGTGTTAATGATTTGTCGTAAGCTAACTACTTAGTGTTAAAATAATTACATGCGAGTCATCCCACATCGAGAcctgaaataaaaatattagtatgaAATAAGAATTCAAATTGGGCTTATCCCAAAGCTTCTTTTATACTGTGATTgcggatttttttttctttaagtaaaaaaattatacaaccaTGAAATGTAATTTACATCGAATACAATCTTTTCGAAACAAAAAAGAATAAATTGCAaccataaatttttttaaattctagtATGTCTCATAATTTGAAAATCGGCTAGAAAACTATAAAGTTTGGATTTCTTATAAATTATCCCATAGTGAAAATTCCAGGTCACTTaacatatagtagtaatatttttcatCGAAACaatatcatttaatttatgaatatacAATATTGTTTAATTTATCAATGGTGGCATCcaaatatgaatttaattttcaaGTTCCATATCATATACAATTTCACcataaaaatcatattttgttCAAATCAAAGTTTAATTTATGTCCAAACAGCTTCGTTAGTAGAGAGTGGTTAGTTGCCTTGATTTTTGGACAAAAGATCATATTGTGTCTAAAGCAAAGTACATATTTGTATCAAAGTGACACTTAATTGTTTAGGAAGTTTTGACATTTtcccaaaatgaaaaagaaaatgcatGACGGTAAGCAAACATCATTTATGATGTAAAACCTAAACTCCCTcgcattaaaattttctttttctatagTTTGAAAGTTATAAATTTGACTTACTGAAAATTATTTGCATGCCTCGTACAACTTGATAGTTAGTTAACTCTATCTAATGACGGCTTTCTAGTTTCTACCTacgtaaattaaaaaaaattaaagaagataaaatatgagaagagcatgaattacatgatgcatGCATCATCATTATGTATGCAAAGTCAATTAATTCAGATATATTAAGTCTTGTTTGGTTGTAGCATTtattcaaacaatttttttatcaCCCACTTTAAATTTGAGGTGAAGAATTAGCGTTTTACATACTTTATCGATTCCGCTAATACCGAgtgttaattttaattatatgtaGGTTGAATTAATTAGCAATAATCTAAGGCAAGATacctaattttaattataaatcacACACTAGCTAATTTACTAAAAGGTGTATAGATTCAGCACGGTGCCTCTAATTAATACTACATATTCGCTAGTATTGTCTAATTCGTTAGCTAATTAATGGCTCTATGGCAAAAGTCTTCTTGAATATTGATTGATATCGAAGGTTTGTTTCATCCATTAGAGATATAATCCATAGTGGACGTGGAAAAAATTAGTGATAGAagttatatttgaaaatataattttatttgatttagatTATTTATAGAGGTTTTTTATAACAACCTAAATAAATTAGATTTTTTAAGAAAGATTTAAAAAACAAAGTTATTGGAATATttacaagaaaagaaaattgagaaGTCTGCATTATGCATAAAGATATAGATTTCCAATGAAGCTTAAAattataaacataaattaatatatttgattaaataaaaatatctttaGCCTTTTTTCTGGCcgttaatatttatttttcacaaatACAGAAATACATAATGCTCTCGTATAATGACGAAGGCGAAGTTGGCGGCGGATGTATTCAGTTTGATTCATTAACATCTGATGTTAATTTCATC
Coding sequences within:
- the LOC121775486 gene encoding U-box domain-containing protein 8-like — encoded protein: MAAELPDDFKCPISLEIMSDPVILSSGHTFDRASIQRWLDAGHRSCPITKLSLPDPPSLIPNHALRSLISNFTLLSLPKPPQTPNPQSLIHLLTSRSSQLEQKLNSLDQLARLCKRDSSIRRRLAESGAVSAVLNCIGSGEPGLQEKSLHFVLNLSLDDDCKIGLVAEGIVGKIVYALHCGVGDSRAVAATVLTSLAVLEVNKVTIGSYPDAIPGLVSLLQIGNSRERKEAATALFTLCSFSDNRIRAIQSGAVPILIQNADSGLERAVEVLGLLAKCKLARDEMLRFCGFLDVLIGIVSNGSSRGVQYALLTLSSLCCYNEKMGLEALREGLFETCVGLLEDDNEKVRRNANMLIQILQGKRKNV